A region from the Pelobates fuscus isolate aPelFus1 chromosome 1, aPelFus1.pri, whole genome shotgun sequence genome encodes:
- the TLCD2 gene encoding TLC domain-containing protein 2, protein MELLDPGLLLTGLSFTCFRLLNRELPRLIPAPSSALRNPWKWRNIWTSFVHSLLTGSWALLGFYLHPEMAEDLISTHSPFSHCLIAVSIGYFIHDFVDMLQNQKLHQSWELLFHHTVVITCFSISMLLHRYIGFAVVALLVEINSIFLHLRQILLMANLLKTTVYRLNSLLNLGTYVIFRISTLAWMTRWLVLNRDNIPLLIYTIGSVGMAIMTAMNIVLFYRLLRSDFLKSARDPPKERDK, encoded by the exons ATGGAGCTCCTGGACCCCGGGCTGCTGCTAACAGGACTTTCTTTCACTTGTTTTCGGCTTTTAAACCGGGAGCTCCCACGACTCATCCCCGCCCCGAGCTCCGCGCTCCGGAACCCCTGGAAATGGAGAAACATCTGGACATCGTTCGTGCACAGCTTGCTGACCGGGAGCTGGGCGCTGCTTGG attttaCCTGCACCCAGAGATGGCTGAGGACCTGATTTCCACTCACTCACCGTTTTCACATTGTCTCATCGCTGTCTCTATAG GATATTTTATCCATGATTTTGTGGACATGCTGCAAAACCAGAAGCTTCATCAGTCCTGGGAACTGCTTTTCCATCACACTGTG GTTATCACATGCTTTTCGATTTCCATGCTCCTCCACCGCTATATTGGATTTGCAGTGGTGGCCTTGTTGGTTGAAATAAATTCAATCTTCCTGCACCTACGCCAGATTCTGCTTATGGCTAATCTACTGAAAACCACGGTGTACCGACTAAACAGCCTGCTAAACCTTGGTACCTATGTCATCTTCAGGATCAGTACACTGGCCTGGATGACCAGGTGGTTAGTGTTGAACCGAGACAACattcctcttcttatttataccaTTGGAAGTGTTGGCATGGCAATCATGACTGCGATGAATATTGTGCTGTTTTATCGCCTTTTGCGTAGCGATTTCCTCAAGTCTGCCCGAGATCCACCAAAAGAGAGAGACAAGTAA